A window of Megachile rotundata isolate GNS110a chromosome 11, iyMegRotu1, whole genome shotgun sequence genomic DNA:
AGGGTGTACGGACATTGATGATGCGCTTCATTGTAGAAAATTACCAAACGGTAACTTTGAAGTAGGTGTACATATCGCGGATGTAACACACTTTATTAGACCGGGAACTGCATTAGATAAAGAGGCAGCTTTAAGAGCTACAACTGTATATTTGGTTGATACAAGAATTCAAATGATTCCAGGTATATTCTTTTAAGATTTCATTTTTCTCAGCTCATTATTTGTTATTCTAATGTTGCCTGTTTATGTTTATAGAACTACTCAGTACAAATCTTTGTTCTTTAAGAGGAAATGTAGAAAGGCTAGCCTTTTCTTGCATATGGGAACTTGATAAAGACGCAAATGTAATTAACACGAGATACTGTAAATCTGTGATTTGTTCGCGAGCAGCTATGACTTATGACGAGGCCCAGTTAAAAATTGATGATGCTAGTCAACAAGATTCAATCGCGATATCGTTAAGGAACCTTAATAGCTtagcaaaaaaattaaaaaagagacGTTTAGAGAATGGGTACGTagcttttcattaaaattttttattcgaatgtATAAAACTAAATTGCTTTCAATCGTAGTGCACTAGTATTAGCGTCTCCAGAAATACGGTTTCAAGTGGATTCCGAAACGCACGATCCCATTGATGTGGAAGCCAAAAAATTGAGAGAAACTAATTCTATGGTCGAAGAATTTATGTTGCTTGCGAACATTTCAGTTGCTAACAAAATTGTAGAAGAGTTTCCAGAGTGTGCAGTATTAAGGAGGCATCCAGAACCACCACCTGCCAATTTTGAACCACTTATAAAAGCTGGAAAAAATCAGGTATGAAAAAGTTACATGGAGAACAAGATCATAGGTAATGTTTATACATTCTCAATACTTAATTATTTGATTAGGGCTTTATTATAAACACCAACACGGGCAAAGAATTGGCAGAATCTTTAGACAAATGTCATAAAGCAGACAACCCTTATTTCAATACCATGTTAAGGATACTCGCTACACGTTGCATGATGCAAGCTGTGTATTTTATCAGTGGCATGCATCAACCAAGTGAATACTTTCATTATGGTTTAGCGTGTCCTATTTATACTCATTTTACGTCGCCTATTCGAAGGTAAAGTTGGAAACATCTTAAtcaagataatttaaaaaacaagaaatatgtatttaattacattcttttttatttacttcgTCCTGTAGATACGCGGATATAATGGTTCACCGATTATTAGCAGTTTGCATTGGAGCTGATGCAACTTACCCTAATTTATtggataaaaagaaaaatcattCACTTTGTCATCATTTAAATTACCGTAATAAAATGGCACAGTATGCTGGCCGAGCATCTGTTGCACTTAATACACATGTTcgtatttatcaaattttataaaattagctTACAAGTTTTGTCGAAAGTTTACTAATaacattcttatttttgtaGCTGTTCTTTAGAGAAAAAATACAAGATGAAGAAGGATATATACTTTTTGTTCGAAAAAATGCATTGCAAATATTAATACCAAAGTATGGCTTGGAAGGGACTTTGTATTTGAATAAAAACAAAACAGAGTCAGTAGAGTTCAAGTATAATAACGAAGATCATTCGCAGACTTGTGGAAACGTTGTGTTTCGTACTTTCGATCCTGTTATAGTACAGATAAGTTTGGACAGATCCAATGTACAGCatgaaaaattattgtttaaacTGGTCAAACCATATGTAAGTATATTATACGCTATGCAAGAAATCGTCATTGTGTTCATTAAATATTCATAAGAACATCTGTGCGCAGA
This region includes:
- the Dis3 gene encoding exosome complex exonuclease RRP44-like protein Dis3 isoform X2, translated to MEDYIVSLENSGFLADKLCKKSYSANSDGQAFFPCHLTPSELHDGIKNGKLLQGTFAISRENFLEGFVNVEGVEKQIFIQGRSNLNRAVDGDTVAIELLAEDQWSSPSDIVLQDEEVADDDVIETDKVLDKIISSSKMQKTPTGKIVGIIRRNWRQYCGILQPSNIEGNVRHLFVPAERKIPKIRIETRQYTVLSKQRIIVAIDSWPRNSRYPLGHFVRALGAIGDKATENEVILLEHDVPHSRFSDAVLSSLPKMPWSITDGDIEQREDLRHLDICSVDPPGCTDIDDALHCRKLPNGNFEVGVHIADVTHFIRPGTALDKEAALRATTVYLVDTRIQMIPELLSTNLCSLRGNVERLAFSCIWELDKDANVINTRYCKSVICSRAAMTYDEAQLKIDDASQQDSIAISLRNLNSLAKKLKKRRLENGALVLASPEIRFQVDSETHDPIDVEAKKLRETNSMVEEFMLLANISVANKIVEEFPECAVLRRHPEPPPANFEPLIKAGKNQGFIINTNTGKELAESLDKCHKADNPYFNTMLRILATRCMMQAVYFISGMHQPSEYFHYGLACPIYTHFTSPIRRYADIMVHRLLAVCIGADATYPNLLDKKKNHSLCHHLNYRNKMAQYAGRASVALNTHLFFREKIQDEEGYILFVRKNALQILIPKYGLEGTLYLNKNKTESVEFKYNNEDHSQTCGNVVFRTFDPVIVQISLDRSNVQHEKLLFKLVKPYIPGFSVPSVNTECSAIMVVENPKAEVPKRKMDVQKTSGDNPKSDGNKKKRKKRKN